The Streptomyces sp. NBC_01689 genome includes a window with the following:
- a CDS encoding oxidoreductase, with protein MVTDLGPVIRTRPTLAVWKFASCDGCQLTLLDCEDELLGLTERVRIDHFVEMTPAEGADRERARPAGRGPYDLSLVEGSITTAEDAVRIQHVRRISRYLVTIGACATAGGIQALRNFADVDDFLAAVYAQPQYIATLETSTPISAHVPVDFELRGCPIDRRQLLEVINAYLAGRKPQISNHSVCFECKRRGTTCITVAHGTPCLGPVTHAGCGAICPAYGRGCYGCFGPSSKPNLRSMIAQLRHDGMSERDIQRVFRTFNAASPEYAPVPDLAAEEQQSPPA; from the coding sequence ATGGTCACCGACCTCGGCCCGGTCATTCGTACACGGCCGACACTCGCGGTGTGGAAGTTCGCTTCGTGCGACGGCTGTCAGCTGACCCTCCTGGACTGTGAGGACGAACTCCTCGGCCTCACCGAACGCGTCCGGATCGACCACTTCGTGGAGATGACACCGGCCGAGGGCGCAGACCGGGAGCGTGCCCGGCCGGCGGGCCGAGGGCCCTACGACCTGTCCCTGGTCGAGGGGTCGATCACCACCGCCGAGGACGCCGTGCGGATCCAGCACGTCCGCCGCATCTCCCGGTACCTGGTGACGATCGGAGCCTGCGCCACTGCGGGCGGCATTCAGGCACTGCGCAACTTCGCCGACGTCGACGACTTCCTCGCCGCCGTCTACGCCCAGCCGCAGTACATCGCCACCCTGGAGACCTCGACACCGATCTCGGCCCACGTGCCGGTCGACTTCGAACTGCGGGGGTGCCCCATCGACCGCCGCCAGCTTCTCGAAGTCATCAACGCCTACCTGGCCGGTCGCAAACCCCAGATCTCGAACCACAGTGTCTGCTTCGAGTGCAAAAGGCGCGGCACCACCTGCATCACCGTGGCCCACGGCACCCCCTGTCTCGGCCCGGTCACACACGCCGGCTGCGGTGCCATCTGCCCCGCCTACGGACGAGGCTGCTACGGCTGCTTCGGACCGTCGAGCAAGCCCAATCTGCGCTCCATGATCGCGCAACTGCGCCACGACGGGATGAGTGAGCGGGACATCCAGCGTGTCTTCCGCACCTTCAACGCCGCGTCGCCGGAATATGCCCCCGTACCCGACCTCGCGGCCGAGGAGCAGCAGAGCCCTCCGGCCTGA
- a CDS encoding AMP-binding protein, translating into MALLHFTSGTTGVPKGAVHVHEAAVAHYTTALYALDLHEDDVFWCTADPGWVTGMSYGVIAPLMHGVTVVVDEGDYDARRWYRILAEQRVSVWYAAPTALRMLMRTTPRTGPYDLWLCS; encoded by the coding sequence ATGGCCCTGTTGCACTTCACGAGCGGCACGACGGGGGTCCCCAAGGGCGCGGTGCACGTGCACGAGGCGGCCGTAGCCCACTACACGACCGCGCTGTACGCCCTCGACCTCCATGAGGACGACGTGTTCTGGTGCACGGCCGATCCGGGGTGGGTCACCGGAATGTCCTACGGGGTCATCGCCCCGCTCATGCACGGCGTGACGGTCGTGGTGGACGAAGGCGACTACGACGCCCGCCGCTGGTACCGGATCCTCGCCGAGCAGCGGGTGAGTGTCTGGTACGCGGCGCCGACGGCCCTGCGCATGCTGATGCGGACCACACCGAGGACCGGTCCGTACGACCTGTGGCTTTGTTCATGA
- a CDS encoding universal stress protein, with amino-acid sequence MDTDVSEPRVVVGVDGSQSSYEALRWAVRYAGLVGGTVEAVAVWELPGLYGWSGPAVDMDVDEEETLQKMSQELADVLGAEAAGSVRSHVVHGNAADVLLRAAEGAEVLVVGSRGRGGFARALLGSVSQHVSQHASCPVVIVRSQKQ; translated from the coding sequence ATGGACACGGATGTCTCGGAGCCGCGGGTGGTGGTCGGCGTCGACGGGTCGCAGTCCTCGTACGAGGCCCTGCGCTGGGCCGTGCGCTACGCCGGGCTGGTCGGCGGCACCGTGGAAGCGGTCGCGGTGTGGGAGCTGCCGGGCCTGTACGGCTGGTCGGGGCCCGCCGTGGACATGGACGTCGACGAGGAAGAGACCCTGCAGAAGATGAGCCAGGAGCTGGCCGACGTGCTCGGCGCGGAGGCCGCGGGCTCGGTGCGGAGCCACGTGGTGCACGGCAACGCCGCCGACGTCCTGCTGCGGGCCGCCGAGGGAGCCGAGGTCCTAGTGGTGGGCAGCCGGGGCAGGGGCGGGTTCGCTCGTGCCCTTCTCGGCTCCGTCAGTCAGCATGTGTCGCAGCATGCGAGCTGCCCGGTCGTGATCGTGCGTTCCCAGAAGCAGTGA
- a CDS encoding hydrogenase maturation protease gives MSRRVVVIGVGNPLRGDDGVGPAAVEALRGRVPDGTVLTVSDGEPARMLDVWRGADTVVVVEALRARPARPGELHTLTAADAASQTAATASTHALGLGECLALAEALGQLPQRLVVHAVEVADVELGAPLSEAVRSALPELIDRVAASVRQGHGANHEQ, from the coding sequence ATGAGCCGCCGGGTCGTGGTGATCGGCGTGGGCAATCCCCTACGCGGCGACGACGGCGTCGGCCCGGCTGCGGTGGAGGCGTTGCGGGGCCGTGTCCCGGACGGAACCGTCCTCACGGTCAGTGACGGCGAACCTGCACGCATGCTCGATGTGTGGCGCGGCGCGGACACGGTGGTCGTGGTGGAAGCCCTCCGCGCACGGCCGGCCCGGCCCGGGGAGTTGCACACCCTCACGGCGGCGGACGCGGCCTCCCAGACAGCAGCTACTGCGAGCACCCATGCGCTCGGCCTCGGGGAGTGCCTTGCCCTGGCGGAGGCACTCGGGCAGCTGCCGCAGAGGCTCGTGGTGCACGCCGTGGAGGTGGCGGACGTCGAACTCGGTGCGCCCCTGAGTGAAGCAGTGCGGTCGGCGCTCCCTGAACTGATCGACCGGGTCGCCGCGTCCGTTCGGCAGGGACACGGAGCGAACCACGAGCAGTAG
- a CDS encoding ISL3 family transposase: protein MREVLLRLEELLFLADPGIRVESVQDDGEVIRVGVRCRTAGARCPGCGSWSGQVHGSYLRFPADLPVAGRRVVLRLRVRRFTCKDVSCVRRTFVEQVAGLTRRYSQRTERMRSVLAEIGLALAGRAGARLADIFGAKISRNTVLRLVDALPEPQPQVPRVVGVDEYAMRKGRVYGTVLVDVETRRPVDLLPDREAGTVAAWLAERRGIEVVCRDRAPFFAEGARIGAPTAVQVADRFHLWRNLGEAAERCVSHHRRCLRVTFVESVPEKAPAPVESGSPWPTGHRFADRTRAKHATVHALLVAGHSRRSIQRQLGMTYRTVQRLADAARPEDLFQGQWQNRPTKLDDFKPYLHERWAEGCTNAWTLWEELKAHGYTGGYGAVRAHLQPFRTTPTAPASRPPSPRTVTSWILTHPDTLPESERLKLKAVLAGCPELDALTWHVRAFGKMLTQLQGDQLPQWIKAVRADDLPSLHTFVNGLERDLAAVTAGLTLPWSSGVVEGHVNRIKMIKRQMYGRAGFGLLRKRVLLAS, encoded by the coding sequence GTGCGCGAGGTACTACTCCGGCTGGAAGAGCTGCTCTTCCTGGCGGATCCGGGGATCAGGGTGGAGTCGGTGCAGGACGATGGCGAGGTGATTCGGGTCGGTGTCAGATGTCGGACGGCTGGGGCTCGGTGCCCGGGTTGTGGGAGCTGGTCAGGGCAAGTGCACGGCTCTTACCTGCGGTTTCCTGCTGACCTCCCCGTAGCGGGACGGCGGGTGGTGCTGCGACTTCGTGTCCGGCGCTTCACGTGCAAGGACGTCTCCTGCGTGCGCCGGACGTTCGTCGAACAGGTCGCGGGCCTGACCCGGCGGTACAGCCAGCGGACCGAACGCATGCGGTCAGTCCTGGCCGAGATCGGCCTCGCATTAGCCGGCCGTGCCGGTGCCAGGCTGGCCGACATCTTCGGGGCGAAGATCAGCCGGAATACGGTCCTGCGGCTGGTCGATGCCCTCCCGGAACCCCAGCCACAGGTCCCACGGGTGGTCGGTGTCGACGAGTACGCGATGCGAAAGGGCCGTGTCTACGGGACTGTGCTGGTCGACGTCGAGACTCGCAGGCCGGTTGACCTGCTGCCGGATCGTGAGGCGGGCACTGTCGCGGCCTGGCTGGCCGAACGCCGGGGGATCGAGGTCGTCTGCCGTGACCGTGCTCCGTTCTTCGCCGAGGGGGCCAGGATCGGGGCGCCCACTGCGGTCCAGGTCGCCGACCGGTTCCACCTGTGGCGCAACCTCGGCGAAGCGGCCGAGCGGTGTGTCTCCCACCACCGCCGGTGCCTCCGTGTGACCTTCGTAGAGTCGGTGCCGGAGAAGGCGCCGGCCCCGGTCGAGAGCGGGTCGCCATGGCCAACCGGGCACCGTTTCGCCGATCGGACCCGGGCCAAGCACGCCACCGTCCACGCGCTGCTGGTTGCAGGCCACAGCCGACGCTCGATCCAGCGCCAGCTCGGCATGACCTACCGAACCGTCCAACGGCTGGCCGACGCCGCCAGGCCGGAAGACCTCTTCCAAGGGCAGTGGCAGAACCGCCCGACCAAGCTCGACGACTTCAAGCCCTACCTGCACGAGCGATGGGCCGAAGGCTGCACGAACGCCTGGACCCTCTGGGAAGAGCTCAAGGCTCACGGCTACACCGGCGGCTACGGAGCCGTCCGCGCGCACCTCCAACCGTTCCGCACAACCCCAACTGCACCAGCATCCCGCCCACCGTCCCCACGCACGGTCACCAGCTGGATCCTGACCCACCCCGATACCCTGCCGGAGAGCGAGCGCCTGAAGCTCAAAGCCGTCCTCGCCGGCTGCCCCGAACTGGATGCACTCACCTGGCACGTCCGCGCGTTCGGAAAGATGCTCACCCAGCTCCAGGGCGACCAGCTGCCTCAGTGGATCAAGGCGGTCCGCGCCGACGACCTACCCAGCCTCCACACCTTCGTCAACGGCCTCGAACGCGATCTCGCCGCCGTCACCGCCGGCCTCACACTGCCGTGGAGCTCCGGCGTCGTCGAAGGCCACGTCAACCGGATCAAAATGATCAAGCGCCAGATGTACGGTCGGGCCGGGTTCGGCCTCTTGCGGAAACGAGTCTTGCTAGCGTCCTGA
- a CDS encoding Ni/Fe hydrogenase subunit alpha, with protein MNDRGTRVLRLDALARVEGEAALHLRVKGDTVAETRLRIYEPPRFFEAFLTGRGHTEPPDITARICGICPVAYQMSACRAIENACGVTVDGPLAELRRLLYCGEWIESHTLHIYLLHAPDFLGRADVVELARDQRAAVERGLRLKQAGNAIVEQLGGRPVHPVNVRVGGFYRTPGREELRPLAERLRQAREDALESVRWAAAFDFPDAVCDHDLLALRDPGRYAIDSGTPAVMAAQGQDPALREFPLADFEQHVQEGQVPHSTARTAALDGRRYLTGPLARYAINGRWLHPVAAEAARDAGLGDPLTGAVCDNPFRSIVVRAVEVVQAIEEALRIIGGYERPPRPAVEVPPRQASGTGATEAPRGLLYHRYALTEDGTITEARIVPPTAQNQTAIEEDVRKAVQARLETAGPAADDEELTHLCERAIRNHDPCISCAAHFLDVTVEHT; from the coding sequence ATGAACGATCGCGGAACACGCGTCCTGCGACTGGACGCGCTGGCCAGGGTGGAAGGCGAGGCCGCCCTCCACCTTCGCGTCAAGGGTGACACGGTCGCCGAGACGCGGCTGCGCATCTATGAACCGCCCCGCTTCTTCGAGGCTTTCCTGACCGGCCGCGGCCACACCGAGCCTCCCGACATCACCGCCCGGATTTGCGGTATCTGCCCGGTCGCCTATCAGATGAGCGCCTGCCGGGCGATCGAGAACGCCTGCGGGGTCACGGTGGACGGCCCCCTCGCGGAACTCCGGCGCCTGCTGTACTGCGGCGAGTGGATCGAGAGCCACACTCTGCACATCTACCTGCTGCATGCCCCGGACTTCCTGGGGCGTGCCGACGTCGTGGAGCTCGCCCGCGACCAGCGAGCCGCCGTCGAACGCGGTCTGAGGCTCAAACAGGCCGGCAACGCGATCGTCGAACAGCTTGGCGGCCGCCCCGTCCATCCGGTCAACGTCAGGGTGGGCGGCTTCTACCGGACTCCGGGGCGGGAGGAGCTGCGTCCGTTGGCCGAACGGCTGCGGCAGGCCCGGGAGGACGCGCTGGAATCCGTCCGCTGGGCGGCCGCGTTCGACTTCCCCGACGCCGTGTGCGACCACGACCTGTTAGCACTGCGCGACCCCGGCCGCTACGCGATCGACTCCGGAACACCGGCGGTCATGGCCGCTCAAGGCCAAGACCCGGCGCTGCGCGAGTTCCCCCTGGCCGACTTCGAACAGCACGTCCAGGAAGGGCAGGTACCGCACTCCACGGCTCGCACGGCCGCACTCGACGGCCGCCGCTACCTGACCGGGCCGCTGGCCCGCTACGCGATCAACGGCCGTTGGCTCCACCCCGTGGCCGCCGAGGCGGCGCGCGACGCCGGCCTGGGCGACCCGTTGACCGGTGCCGTCTGCGACAACCCCTTCCGCAGCATCGTCGTACGCGCCGTGGAAGTGGTGCAGGCCATCGAGGAAGCCCTGCGGATCATCGGCGGATACGAACGACCTCCCCGACCGGCCGTCGAGGTGCCGCCGCGCCAGGCTTCCGGCACCGGGGCCACCGAGGCGCCCCGGGGCCTGCTGTACCACCGCTATGCCCTCACCGAGGACGGCACGATCACCGAGGCCCGTATCGTCCCGCCCACGGCCCAGAACCAGACGGCCATTGAGGAAGACGTGCGCAAGGCGGTCCAGGCGCGCCTGGAGACAGCCGGGCCCGCCGCTGACGACGAGGAGCTCACCCATCTGTGCGAACGGGCCATCCGCAACCACGACCCCTGTATCTCCTGCGCCGCCCACTTCCTCGACGTGACCGTGGAGCACACATGA
- a CDS encoding FAD/NAD(P)-binding protein, protein MTTVPPPLPYRVAATWAETADTRSIELVPTGEALAPFAPGQFAMIYAFGVGEVPISASALRGRHGGLVHTVRAVGAVSTALYRLRPGDSVGLSGPYGTGWDLEAAAGHDVLVVAGGIGLAPLRPVVHTVLDRPADYGRLTVLVGARTPADIVFQDEIESWRGPAQVEVTVDRPGPGWQRAVGVVTTLLDRLALRPERTCALVCGPEVMMRHTARDLVTRGLVPHRVQVSLERNMHCATGHCGHCQLGPLLLCRDGPVVGYVRVVDLLLVREL, encoded by the coding sequence ATGACCACCGTGCCGCCCCCGCTGCCCTATCGCGTCGCCGCCACCTGGGCCGAGACCGCCGACACCCGGTCGATCGAGCTGGTACCGACCGGGGAGGCACTCGCCCCCTTCGCACCGGGACAATTCGCGATGATCTACGCGTTCGGGGTCGGCGAGGTGCCCATCTCCGCCAGTGCCCTGCGCGGCCGCCACGGGGGTCTTGTGCACACCGTGCGCGCGGTGGGCGCGGTCTCGACCGCGCTGTACCGGCTGCGCCCGGGTGACAGCGTCGGACTCAGCGGGCCGTACGGCACCGGCTGGGACCTCGAAGCGGCAGCCGGACACGACGTTCTGGTGGTCGCCGGCGGCATCGGCCTGGCTCCGCTGCGGCCGGTCGTGCACACGGTCCTGGATCGGCCGGCGGACTACGGCCGGCTCACCGTCCTGGTGGGCGCCCGCACCCCCGCCGACATTGTCTTCCAGGACGAGATCGAGAGCTGGCGCGGCCCGGCCCAGGTCGAGGTGACCGTCGACCGCCCCGGTCCGGGCTGGCAGCGCGCGGTGGGCGTCGTCACCACGCTTCTGGACCGTCTCGCCCTGCGTCCCGAACGGACGTGCGCACTGGTGTGCGGACCCGAGGTGATGATGCGGCACACCGCACGCGATCTCGTGACCCGCGGGCTGGTCCCGCACCGCGTCCAGGTGTCCCTGGAACGGAACATGCACTGCGCCACCGGCCACTGCGGCCACTGCCAGCTCGGCCCGCTCCTGCTGTGCCGGGACGGCCCGGTCGTCGGCTACGTCCGTGTGGTAGATCTGCTCCTCGTGAGGGAGTTGTGA
- a CDS encoding AMP-binding protein, which yields MPWETIRKDAPPRVAPNLRDYDKECADFSWQAARSRLEGLPGGRGLNIAHEAVDRHVASGHATAVALRCVGRDDSVTSVTYGELARSTARFANVLRGLGVGHGDRVVTLLGRCLQLYTVVLGTLKNTGVLCPLFSAFGPDPVFQRMTLGDAQVLVTTADLFRRKVAARHRGLATLRYVLIVGDGADELPGTLSLDTLMADAADHLHHPADIAPRHGPVALHERHDGGPQGRGARARGGRSPLHDRAVRPRPP from the coding sequence ATGCCCTGGGAGACCATCCGTAAGGATGCCCCGCCGCGTGTCGCCCCCAATCTGCGCGACTACGACAAGGAGTGCGCGGACTTCTCGTGGCAGGCGGCGCGGAGCAGGCTGGAGGGGCTGCCCGGCGGGCGGGGACTGAATATCGCGCACGAAGCCGTTGACCGGCACGTGGCATCCGGCCATGCAACGGCGGTCGCGCTGCGCTGCGTCGGTCGGGACGACTCCGTCACCTCGGTGACTTATGGTGAGTTGGCCCGTTCGACGGCACGTTTCGCCAACGTGCTCCGCGGCCTCGGGGTCGGTCACGGCGACCGGGTGGTGACGCTGCTGGGGCGCTGTCTCCAGCTGTACACCGTGGTACTCGGCACCCTGAAGAACACCGGTGTGCTGTGCCCGCTGTTCTCGGCGTTCGGGCCGGACCCGGTGTTCCAGCGGATGACGCTGGGCGACGCGCAGGTGCTGGTGACCACGGCGGACCTGTTCCGCAGGAAGGTCGCCGCGCGACACCGCGGCCTCGCCACCCTGCGCTACGTGCTGATCGTCGGTGACGGGGCGGACGAGCTGCCTGGCACCCTGTCCCTCGACACGCTCATGGCCGACGCGGCCGACCACCTTCACCATCCCGCCGACATCGCCCCACGACATGGCCCTGTTGCACTTCACGAGCGGCACGACGGGGGTCCCCAAGGGCGCGGTGCACGTGCACGAGGCGGCCGTAGCCCACTACACGACCGCGCTGTACGCCCTCGACCTCCATGA
- a CDS encoding 4Fe-4S dicluster domain-containing protein, producing the protein MSADAEVNTPRPPASDELVMGKDGMGALVDVLVRRGFTVVGPTVRDGAIVLAELLSADELPYGWGVELEAGRYRLRERSDGAAFANAAGPQSWKSFLHPARIREWSADRVEGELVLTADQAPPPRYAFLGVRPCDLRAIAIQDQVLTGGAYRDATYQGRRSGALLIVVECTEPGATCFCVSMGTGPAAGPGYDLVMTEVVDEDGHRFWIRSGSPEGAEILAELPARPADPETRETARAAVTAAADRMGRTMPEADLRELMAGTLDAPRWDDVAGRCLTCGNCTMVCPTCFCTTTEDVTDLTGDHAERWRLWDSCFDLDFSQLHGGPVRASSRSRYRQWMTHKLGTWYDQFGSSGCVGCGRCIVWCPVGIDITEEAAALHEWTAAEPRGG; encoded by the coding sequence ATGAGCGCCGACGCCGAGGTGAACACCCCCCGGCCACCCGCATCCGACGAGCTCGTCATGGGCAAGGACGGCATGGGCGCGCTCGTGGACGTGCTGGTCCGGCGCGGATTCACCGTGGTCGGACCCACTGTGCGGGACGGCGCGATCGTGCTGGCGGAGCTGCTGTCGGCCGACGAGCTGCCGTACGGATGGGGCGTGGAGCTGGAGGCCGGGCGGTACCGCCTGCGGGAGCGGTCGGATGGCGCGGCCTTCGCGAACGCGGCGGGTCCCCAGTCCTGGAAGTCCTTCCTGCATCCGGCGCGCATACGGGAGTGGAGCGCCGACCGGGTGGAGGGGGAGCTGGTCCTCACCGCCGACCAGGCCCCGCCCCCGCGGTACGCCTTCCTGGGTGTGCGCCCCTGCGATCTGCGGGCCATCGCCATCCAGGACCAGGTACTGACCGGCGGCGCGTACCGCGACGCCACCTACCAGGGGCGGCGCTCCGGGGCCCTGCTGATCGTGGTCGAGTGCACGGAGCCCGGCGCCACGTGCTTCTGCGTCTCCATGGGCACCGGGCCCGCTGCCGGTCCCGGCTACGACCTGGTGATGACCGAGGTGGTTGACGAGGACGGCCACCGCTTCTGGATTCGCAGCGGCAGCCCGGAAGGCGCGGAGATCCTGGCCGAACTGCCCGCCCGTCCGGCCGACCCGGAAACCCGGGAGACGGCTCGCGCAGCCGTCACAGCCGCCGCGGACCGCATGGGACGGACCATGCCTGAGGCGGATCTGCGGGAGCTGATGGCCGGCACGCTCGACGCGCCCCGCTGGGACGATGTCGCCGGGCGGTGCCTGACGTGCGGCAACTGCACCATGGTGTGCCCCACCTGCTTCTGCACCACCACCGAGGACGTCACGGACCTCACCGGCGACCACGCCGAGCGGTGGCGGTTGTGGGACTCCTGCTTCGACCTGGACTTCTCCCAGCTGCACGGCGGTCCGGTCCGCGCCTCCTCGCGCAGCCGCTATCGGCAGTGGATGACCCACAAACTCGGTACCTGGTACGACCAGTTCGGCTCGTCGGGCTGCGTGGGCTGCGGGCGCTGCATCGTGTGGTGCCCGGTCGGTATCGACATCACAGAGGAAGCGGCTGCCCTGCACGAATGGACGGCAGCGGAGCCTCGGGGGGGATGA
- a CDS encoding SHOCT domain-containing protein, with protein sequence MYWYGGWAWMTFMPLLWIALIVLAVWAVIRLTHAMTDGASHRSHSLADDEPRETPEEILDRRYASGEIDTDAYTEARERLAAHRPRPR encoded by the coding sequence ATGTACTGGTACGGCGGCTGGGCCTGGATGACGTTCATGCCTCTGCTGTGGATCGCACTGATCGTCCTCGCCGTGTGGGCCGTGATCCGTCTGACGCACGCCATGACCGATGGCGCCTCTCATCGCAGCCACAGCTTGGCGGACGACGAGCCCCGGGAGACCCCGGAGGAGATCCTCGACCGGCGCTATGCCTCGGGAGAGATCGACACGGACGCCTATACCGAAGCCCGCGAGCGCCTCGCTGCCCATAGGCCGAGGCCTCGCTGA
- a CDS encoding potassium channel family protein, with protein MKVLIAGAGRLGTQIAQVLSAARNDVTLVEYDDDRVAELEDLPHVRVVAGDACEPALLEHAGALACDLVIAATGRDEDNLVISLLCKRQLGVGRVAARVNEEENAWLFDGRWGVDVAVPAATPLISLIEEATGATDTVALLRLSKAGVEVIETAITEESRAAGRRLAEIELPVGTVVATVVREGRPTVPGPEVRLLPGDELLLVSHEATEQEIHAAFQ; from the coding sequence GTGAAGGTCCTGATCGCGGGCGCGGGCCGACTCGGCACCCAGATCGCCCAGGTGCTGTCCGCCGCCCGCAACGATGTCACCCTCGTCGAGTACGACGACGACCGCGTGGCCGAACTCGAAGACCTTCCGCACGTGCGCGTCGTAGCCGGGGACGCCTGCGAGCCGGCGCTCCTCGAGCATGCGGGAGCCCTCGCCTGCGACCTGGTCATCGCCGCCACCGGCCGCGACGAGGACAACCTCGTCATCAGTCTGCTCTGCAAGAGGCAGCTCGGAGTGGGGCGGGTGGCCGCGCGCGTCAACGAGGAGGAGAACGCCTGGCTCTTCGACGGGCGGTGGGGCGTGGACGTGGCCGTGCCCGCTGCCACGCCCCTGATCTCCCTCATCGAGGAGGCCACCGGTGCCACGGACACGGTGGCGCTGCTGAGGCTGAGCAAGGCGGGCGTCGAGGTCATCGAGACCGCGATCACCGAGGAGTCCCGGGCAGCGGGACGCCGGCTGGCCGAGATCGAGCTGCCCGTCGGCACCGTGGTCGCCACCGTCGTACGCGAAGGCCGGCCCACGGTCCCGGGCCCCGAGGTGCGGCTGCTCCCGGGCGACGAGCTCCTGCTCGTGTCACACGAGGCGACCGAGCAGGAGATTCACGCGGCATTCCAGTGA
- a CDS encoding potassium channel family protein: MRVIIAGCGRVGATLGAQLVAEGHDVRLVDRQPKAQKRLAPGFPGTFHIGNGFSRSALETAGIAHADAFVAVTSGDNSNIVSARTAKEAYRVPIVLARIHDPRSADIYRELGIPTISSVRWAVNRIHQMLLHRHLTPEVSFGNGETLLVRSQLPSYVSGRQITEFDIDGEIRVVEITRAGRSLLPAHGVLAEPGDLVTFSVAATALGRLSGFLDKELGT; encoded by the coding sequence ATGAGAGTGATCATCGCGGGTTGTGGCCGGGTCGGGGCCACCCTGGGCGCACAGCTCGTCGCCGAGGGCCACGATGTTCGGCTCGTCGACCGGCAGCCGAAAGCGCAGAAGAGGCTGGCACCGGGCTTCCCCGGCACCTTCCACATCGGCAACGGCTTCAGCCGCTCCGCGCTGGAGACGGCCGGAATCGCCCACGCGGACGCCTTCGTCGCGGTCACGTCCGGGGACAACAGCAACATCGTCAGCGCGCGGACCGCCAAGGAGGCGTACCGGGTCCCGATCGTCCTCGCCCGCATCCATGATCCGCGCAGCGCCGACATTTACCGGGAACTGGGCATCCCGACCATCTCCAGCGTCCGCTGGGCTGTCAACCGCATCCACCAGATGCTGCTGCACCGGCACCTCACACCCGAGGTCTCCTTCGGCAACGGCGAGACACTCCTCGTCCGCTCCCAGCTGCCGTCTTACGTCTCCGGACGACAGATCACCGAGTTCGACATCGACGGCGAGATCCGCGTCGTGGAGATCACCCGTGCCGGTCGGTCACTGCTCCCCGCCCATGGTGTCCTCGCCGAGCCCGGTGACCTGGTCACCTTCAGTGTGGCCGCCACGGCGCTGGGCCGGCTGAGCGGCTTCCTCGACAAGGAGCTGGGAACGTGA
- a CDS encoding universal stress protein: MTLPMVVGVDGSDSSLLAVDWAVDEAARHGVSLRLVYASLWARYEADLPSVDLRRPSEQVLAEHIVAAAADRAERRNPDVKVTTDIVPEDAAAALVSAGDRAFALVTGSRGRGELEGLLLGSVGLGVSARAHCPVFVVRGDGVGLAGEHERILLGLGESDTTAEAVRFAFREAEVRGCVLDVVRAWRRPAYDRHGDRLQRGGQADTYEENASVVLDALLKAASAEHPHVRTRPSAVEGPAGKILVDRSAAADLVIVGAHRRTGHFGFQLGCVSHALLHHAQCPVAVVPERQ; encoded by the coding sequence ATGACACTTCCCATGGTGGTGGGGGTGGACGGATCGGACTCGTCCCTGCTGGCGGTCGACTGGGCCGTGGACGAAGCCGCGCGTCATGGTGTTTCGCTCAGGCTGGTGTACGCCTCCTTGTGGGCGCGCTACGAGGCGGATCTTCCCTCGGTGGACCTGAGGCGACCCTCCGAGCAGGTGCTGGCCGAGCACATCGTGGCCGCTGCGGCCGATCGGGCCGAACGGCGCAACCCGGATGTGAAGGTCACCACCGACATCGTTCCGGAGGACGCTGCGGCCGCTCTCGTGAGCGCGGGCGACCGTGCGTTCGCGCTGGTGACGGGTTCGCGTGGCCGTGGTGAGCTCGAGGGGCTGCTGCTCGGGTCGGTCGGTCTCGGCGTGTCCGCCCGGGCGCACTGTCCGGTCTTCGTGGTCCGGGGTGATGGCGTGGGCCTGGCGGGTGAGCACGAGCGGATCCTGCTCGGCCTGGGCGAATCGGACACGACTGCGGAGGCTGTGCGTTTCGCCTTCCGCGAGGCCGAGGTGCGAGGGTGCGTCCTCGACGTCGTACGGGCCTGGCGCAGGCCTGCCTACGACAGACACGGTGACCGGTTGCAGCGCGGCGGACAGGCGGACACGTACGAGGAGAACGCCTCCGTCGTGCTCGACGCTCTTCTCAAGGCGGCGAGCGCCGAGCATCCGCATGTCCGGACGCGCCCGTCGGCCGTCGAAGGACCGGCCGGCAAGATCCTCGTGGACCGGTCGGCGGCCGCGGATCTCGTGATCGTCGGGGCACACCGTAGGACGGGTCACTTCGGATTCCAGCTCGGCTGCGTGAGCCATGCGCTGCTGCACCATGCTCAGTGTCCGGTCGCGGTCGTGCCCGAACGGCAGTGA